The following proteins come from a genomic window of Triticum aestivum cultivar Chinese Spring chromosome 6A, IWGSC CS RefSeq v2.1, whole genome shotgun sequence:
- the LOC123128103 gene encoding growth-regulating factor 4: MAMPYASLSPAGDRRSSPAATATASLLPFCRSSPFSAGGNGGMGEEAPMDGRWMARPVPFTAAQYEELEHQALIYKYLVAGVPVPPDLVLPIRRGIESLAARFYHNPLAIGYGSYLGKKVDPEPGRCRRTDGKKWRCAKEAASDSKYCERHMHRGRNRSRKPVETQLVPHSQPPAASAVPPLATGFHGHSLYPAVGGGTNGGGGGGNNGMSMPGTFSSALGPPQQHMGNNAASPYAALGGAGTCKDFRYTAYGIRSLADEQSQLMTEAMNTSVENPWRLPPSSQTTTFPLSSYSPQLGATSDLGQNNSSNNNSGVKAERQQQQQPLSFPGCGDFGGGDSAKQENQTLRPFFDEWPKTRDSWSDLTDDNSNVASFSATQLSISIPMTSPDFSAASSQSPNGMLFAGEMY, from the exons ATGGCGATGCCGTATGCCTCTCTTTCCCCGGCAGGCGACCGCCGCTCCTCCccggccgccaccgccaccgcctccctcctccccttctGCCGCTCCTCCCCCTTCTCCGC CGGCGGCAATGGCGGCATGGGGGAGGAGGCGCCGATGGACGGGAGGTGGATGGCGAGGCCGGTGCCCTTCACGGCGGCGCAGTACGAGGAGCTGGAGCACCAGGCGCTCATATACAAGTACCTGGTGGCCGGCGTGCCCGTCCCGCCGGATCTCGTGCTCCCCATCCGCCGCGGCATCGAGTCCCTCGCCGCCCGCTTCTACCACAACCCCCTCGCCA TCGGGTACGGATCGTACCTGGGCAAGAAGGTGGATCCGGAGCCGGGCCGGTGCCGGCGCACGGACGGCAAGAAGTGGCGGTGCGCCAAGGAGGCCGCCTCCGACTCCAAGTACTGCGAGCGCCACATGCACCGCGGCCGCAACCGTTCAAGAAAGCCTGTGGAAACGCAGCTCGTGCCCCACTCCCagccgccggccgcctccgccgTGCCGCCCCTCGCCACCGGCTTCCACGGCCACTCCCTCTACCCCGCCGTCGGCGGCGGCACCAACGGTGGTGGAGGCGGGGGGAACAACGGCATGTCCATGCCCGGCACGTTCTCCTCCGCGCTGGGGCCGCCTCAGCAGCACATGGGCAACAATGCCGCCTCTCCCTACGCGGCTCTCGGCGGCGCCGGAACATGCAAAGATTTCAG GTATACCGCATATGGAATAAGATCTTTGGCAGATGAGCAGAGTCAGCTCATGACAGAAGCCATGAACACCTCCGTGGAGAACCCATGGCGCCTGCCGCCATCTTCTCAAACGACTACATTCCCGCTCTCAAGCTACTCTCCTCAGCTTGGAGCAACGAGTGACCTGGGTCagaacaacagcagcaacaacaacagcggcgtcaaggccgagcgacagcagcagcagcagccgctcTCCTTCCCGGGGTGCGGCGACTTCGGCGGCGGCGACTCCGCGAAGCAGGAGAACCAGACGCTGCGGCCGTTCTTCGACGAGTGGCCGAAGACGAGGGACTCGTGGTCGGACCTGACCGACGACAACTCGAACGTCGCCTCCTTCTCGGCCACCCAGCTGTCGATCTCGATACCTATGACGTCCCCCGACTTCTCCGCCGCCAGCTCCCAGTCGCCCAACGGCATGCTGTTCGCCGGCGAGATGTACTAG